In Cygnus olor isolate bCygOlo1 chromosome 12, bCygOlo1.pri.v2, whole genome shotgun sequence, one DNA window encodes the following:
- the RPL13 gene encoding 60S ribosomal protein L13 — protein sequence MAPSRNGMILKPHFHKDWQRRVATWFNQPARKIRRRKARQAKARRIAPRPVAGPVRPIVRCPTVRYHKKVRAGRGFSLEELKLAGINKRFARTIGISVDPRRRNKSTESLQANVQRLKEYRSKLILFPRKPSAPKKGDSSAEELKMATQLSGPVMPIRNVFKREKARVISEEEKNFKAFASLRMARANARLFGIRAKRAKEAAEQDVEKKK from the exons ATGGCGCCCAGCCGCAATGGCATGATCCTGAAGCCGCACTTCCACAAGGACTGGCAGCGGCGGGTGGCCACCTGGTTCAACCAGCCCGCCCGCAAGATCCGCAG GAGGAAGGCTCGCCAGGCAAAGGCTCGCCGCATCGCGCCTCGGCCCGTGGCTGGGCCCGTCCGGCCCATCGTGAGGTGCCCGACCGTCAGGTACCACAAAAAAGTCCGTGCTGGCAGAGGCTTCAGCCTAGAGGAGCTGAAA CTGGCCGGCATTAACAAAAGGTTTGCCCGGACCATCGGAATCTCCGTGGATCCCAGGCGGCGGAACAAGTCCACGGAGTCGCTGCAGGCCAACGTGCAGAGGCTGAAGGAGTACCGCTCCAAGCTCATCCTCTTCCCGAGGAAGCCCTCGGCGCCGAAGAAGGGAGACAGCTCC GCTGAGGAACTCAAGATGGCGACTCAGCTCTCTGGACCAGTTATGCCAATTAGGAAC GTTTTCAAACGGGAGAAGGCCCGCGTTATCTCCGAAGAGGAGAAGAACTTCAAGGCCTTCGCCAGCCTGCGCATGGCCCGGGCCAACGCCCGTCTCTTCGGGATTCGGGCAAAACGCGCCAAAGAAGCGGCAGAGCAGGAtgtggagaagaagaaatga
- the CPNE7 gene encoding copine-7 isoform X2: MPFTHGAACPPSRLAAPRAAATMGEAPEPSSQAPLAVLSKVELRVSCKHLLDRDTLNKSDPCVLLLMQSQGQWVEVDRSEVIKSNLNPVFAKIFTVDYYFEEVQKLRFEVYDSHGHAGIGTHDDDFLGGMECTVGQIVAQKRVTKPLFLKYGKFAGKSTITVISEEISGNNGYVELAFRAKKLDDKDLFSKSDPFLEIYRIDDDRSEQLVYRTEVVKNNLSPIWEPFKVSLNSLCSCEEKRKLRCVVWDYDSRGKHDFIGEFFTTFEEMQKAMGENKVQWECMNPKYKIKKRNYKNSGVVVLLDLKIHRVYSFLDYIMGGCQIHFTVAIDFTASNGDPRNSCSLHYINPYQPNEYLKALVAVGEICQDYDSDKKFSALGFGARIPPKYEVSHDFAINFNPDNDECEGIQGVVESYQSCLPKIQLYGPTNVAPIISKVARVAADEERTKEASQYFILLILTDGVVTDMADTREAIVRASYLPMSIIIVGVGNADFTDMQILDGDDGVLRSPRGEPVLRDIVQFVPFREFKNASPTALAKCVLAEVPKQVVEYYSYKAFPPRCPQPDTPDSSLSSPQ; this comes from the exons ATGCCCTTCACCCACGGTGCCGCCTGCCCCCCGTCACGCCTGGCagccccccgcgccgccgccaccaTGGGCGAAGCGCCCGAGCCGTCCTCCCAGGCGCCGCTGGCCGTCCTCTCCAAGGTGGAGCTGCGGGTGAGCTGCAAGCACCTCCTGGACCGCGACACCCTCAACAAGTCGGACCCCTGCGTCCTGCTGCTCATGCAGTCCCAGGGGCAGTGGGTGGAG GTGGACCGCAGCGAGGTGATCAAGAGCAACCTGAACCCCGTCTTCGCCAAGATCTTCACGGTGGACTACTACTTCGAGGAGGTGCAGAAGCTGCGCTTCGAGGTGTACGACAGCCACGGGCACGCCGGCATCGGCACGCACGACGATGACTTCCTGGGGGGCATGGAGTGCACCGTGGGGCAG ATCGTGGCGCAGAAGCGGGTGACGAAGCCGCTGTTCCTCAAGTACGGGAAGTTCGCGGGGAAGTCCACCATCACG GTCATCTCCGAGGAGATCTCAGGGAACAACGGCTACGTGGAGCTGGCCTTCCGGGCCAAGAAGCTGGATGACAAG GACCTCTTCAGCAAGTCCGACCCCTTCCTGGAGATCTACCGCATTGACGATGACCGCAGCGAGCAGCTGGTGTACCGCACTGAG GTGGTGAAGAACAACCTGAGCCCCATCTGGGAGCCCTTCAAGGTCTCCCTGAACTCGCTCTGCAGCTGcgaggagaagaggaagctgagg TGCGTGGTGTGGGACTATGACTCGCGGGGCAAACACGACTTCATCGGCGAGTTCTTCACCACCTTTGAGGAGATGCAGAAGGCGATGGGGGAAAACAAG GTGCAGTGGGAGTGCATGAACCCCAAGTACAAGATCAAGAAGCGCAACTACAAGAACTCgggggtggtggtgctgctggacCTGAAG ATCCACAGGGTCTACTCCTTCCTGGACTACATCATGGGCGGCTGCCAGATCCACTTCACG GTGGCCATCGACTTCACGGCCTCCAACGGGGACCCCCGCAacagctgctccctgcactACATCAACCCCTACCAGCCCAACGAGTACCTCAAGGCGCTCGTCGCTGTGGGTGAGATCTGCCAGGACTACGACAG CGATAAGAAATTCTCTGCTCTGGGCTTTGGTGCACGGATCCCCCCCAAGTACGAG GTCTCCCACGACTTCGCCATCAACTTCAACCCCGACAACGACGAGTGTGAGG GCATCCAGGGCGTCGTGGAGTCCTACCAGAGCTGCCTGCCCAAAATCCAGCTGTACGGCCCCACCAATGTGGCCCCCATCATCTCCAAGGTGGCTCGCGTGGCGGCCGACGAGGAGCGGACCAAGGAGGCGTCG caaTACTTCATCCTGCTGATCCTGACAGACGGCGTGGTGACGGACATGGCGGACACGCGGGAGGCCATCGTCCGCGCCTCCTACCTGCCCATGTCCATCATCATCGTGGGCGTGGGCAACGCCGACTTCACCGACATGCAGATCCTGGACGGGGACGACGGCGTCCTGCGCTCCCCCAGGGGCGAGCCCGTCCTGCGCGACATCGTCCAGTTCGTCCCCTTCCGGGAGTTCAAGAAT GCGTCCCCAACGGCGCTGGCCAAGTGCGTGCTGGCCGAGGTGCCCAAGCAGGTGGTGGAGTACTACAGCTACAAGGCCTtcccgccccgctgcccccagcccgaCACCCCCGACTCCAGCCTCAGCTCACCCCAGTGA
- the CPNE7 gene encoding copine-7 isoform X1, which produces MPFTHGAACPPSRLAAPRAAATMGEAPEPSSQAPLAVLSKVELRVSCKHLLDRDTLNKSDPCVLLLMQSQGQWVEVDRSEVIKSNLNPVFAKIFTVDYYFEEVQKLRFEVYDSHGHAGIGTHDDDFLGGMECTVGQIVAQKRVTKPLFLKYGKFAGKSTITVISEEISGNNGYVELAFRAKKLDDKDLFSKSDPFLEIYRIDDDRSEQLVYRTEVVKNNLSPIWEPFKVSLNSLCSCEEKRKLRCVVWDYDSRGKHDFIGEFFTTFEEMQKAMGENKVQWECMNPKYKIKKRNYKNSGVVVLLDLKIHRVYSFLDYIMGGCQIHFTVAIDFTASNGDPRNSCSLHYINPYQPNEYLKALVAVGEICQDYDSDKKFSALGFGARIPPKYEVSHDFAINFNPDNDECEGEPGPAARVPDPVPVTPGCSRAAPTPCTPPGIQGVVESYQSCLPKIQLYGPTNVAPIISKVARVAADEERTKEASQYFILLILTDGVVTDMADTREAIVRASYLPMSIIIVGVGNADFTDMQILDGDDGVLRSPRGEPVLRDIVQFVPFREFKNASPTALAKCVLAEVPKQVVEYYSYKAFPPRCPQPDTPDSSLSSPQ; this is translated from the exons ATGCCCTTCACCCACGGTGCCGCCTGCCCCCCGTCACGCCTGGCagccccccgcgccgccgccaccaTGGGCGAAGCGCCCGAGCCGTCCTCCCAGGCGCCGCTGGCCGTCCTCTCCAAGGTGGAGCTGCGGGTGAGCTGCAAGCACCTCCTGGACCGCGACACCCTCAACAAGTCGGACCCCTGCGTCCTGCTGCTCATGCAGTCCCAGGGGCAGTGGGTGGAG GTGGACCGCAGCGAGGTGATCAAGAGCAACCTGAACCCCGTCTTCGCCAAGATCTTCACGGTGGACTACTACTTCGAGGAGGTGCAGAAGCTGCGCTTCGAGGTGTACGACAGCCACGGGCACGCCGGCATCGGCACGCACGACGATGACTTCCTGGGGGGCATGGAGTGCACCGTGGGGCAG ATCGTGGCGCAGAAGCGGGTGACGAAGCCGCTGTTCCTCAAGTACGGGAAGTTCGCGGGGAAGTCCACCATCACG GTCATCTCCGAGGAGATCTCAGGGAACAACGGCTACGTGGAGCTGGCCTTCCGGGCCAAGAAGCTGGATGACAAG GACCTCTTCAGCAAGTCCGACCCCTTCCTGGAGATCTACCGCATTGACGATGACCGCAGCGAGCAGCTGGTGTACCGCACTGAG GTGGTGAAGAACAACCTGAGCCCCATCTGGGAGCCCTTCAAGGTCTCCCTGAACTCGCTCTGCAGCTGcgaggagaagaggaagctgagg TGCGTGGTGTGGGACTATGACTCGCGGGGCAAACACGACTTCATCGGCGAGTTCTTCACCACCTTTGAGGAGATGCAGAAGGCGATGGGGGAAAACAAG GTGCAGTGGGAGTGCATGAACCCCAAGTACAAGATCAAGAAGCGCAACTACAAGAACTCgggggtggtggtgctgctggacCTGAAG ATCCACAGGGTCTACTCCTTCCTGGACTACATCATGGGCGGCTGCCAGATCCACTTCACG GTGGCCATCGACTTCACGGCCTCCAACGGGGACCCCCGCAacagctgctccctgcactACATCAACCCCTACCAGCCCAACGAGTACCTCAAGGCGCTCGTCGCTGTGGGTGAGATCTGCCAGGACTACGACAG CGATAAGAAATTCTCTGCTCTGGGCTTTGGTGCACGGATCCCCCCCAAGTACGAG GTCTCCCACGACTTCGCCATCAACTTCAACCCCGACAACGACGAGTGTGAGGGtgagcccggccccgctgcacGGGTGCCAGACCCTGTCCCTGTGACCCCGGGGTGCAGCCGGGCCGCCCCCACACCCTGCACTCCCCCAGGCATCCAGGGCGTCGTGGAGTCCTACCAGAGCTGCCTGCCCAAAATCCAGCTGTACGGCCCCACCAATGTGGCCCCCATCATCTCCAAGGTGGCTCGCGTGGCGGCCGACGAGGAGCGGACCAAGGAGGCGTCG caaTACTTCATCCTGCTGATCCTGACAGACGGCGTGGTGACGGACATGGCGGACACGCGGGAGGCCATCGTCCGCGCCTCCTACCTGCCCATGTCCATCATCATCGTGGGCGTGGGCAACGCCGACTTCACCGACATGCAGATCCTGGACGGGGACGACGGCGTCCTGCGCTCCCCCAGGGGCGAGCCCGTCCTGCGCGACATCGTCCAGTTCGTCCCCTTCCGGGAGTTCAAGAAT GCGTCCCCAACGGCGCTGGCCAAGTGCGTGCTGGCCGAGGTGCCCAAGCAGGTGGTGGAGTACTACAGCTACAAGGCCTtcccgccccgctgcccccagcccgaCACCCCCGACTCCAGCCTCAGCTCACCCCAGTGA